Sequence from the Clupea harengus unplaced genomic scaffold, Ch_v2.0.2, whole genome shotgun sequence genome:
ATTTTGAACAATGCTCGTCATTCAAACAGTCTAAAGTTAGATGGAAGTGTAGAAGGCTGACATTTTCTATATACAATATGAGAGCTTCTGAATATAGTGTCCTCTTGTGGTTCTTTGTCAAAATTACATCTGGCTTCTCCAGAAGTTAAATGATCCATGTGGAATGAGCATTGACTGCAGCGAGTAATACCAACATTTAAACGAAAACTGTTTAAACTCAATTCTGCATCCTCCATGGCCAGGTGTCATGCCTACCTCAACCCCAAAAAAATGATAGAACTTTACTACACAGGTTAACTCGAGTCTATCAAAATTCACATTTTTCCTACGAGGGCTTGGTGTGACTCGTGGTTAATCCTTAATGAGGATGGACATGTTTACAGCAATTTATTAGGCAACGCCAAACCAAAGTCACAGATTTTTCATACTCCACTGATAGTCCTATTCCCCACAATGCATGTCCCTTGACTGAGTACTGACAGTGCAAACTGTGACAAGGGACATAGACTGAAATTAGCAGGGGCAGGCATACATCAACTTATTTGATACACCAATGTAAAACCATAAATTTTCAAGTGAGAGATAAATTTATATGCTTACATCCTTAGGCAGACAATTTCATTACCATGTACTCAAAGGGCTCGCTTGCAGCAACACTGACACTGTGGCTAAAATTACGGGGAATTAGTAGTATGAATCTAATGGTACAGCATGTTAAAGAAGTACATGGAGAAGTTTATATTCTTTGAAGTGCCATAGATTAAAACTAAGTTTATTTTGGTCAAAGAAAAGGGGCTCCGGATGTATATATGCACTCTGTTGACTCCACAATTTAACAGTTTTTTTGATATTCATTCAAACCATGTCAGGATACTTGGAGCCAAAAAAATTACAATTGCATATGATATCTGTTAAATCAGtgtctcacttttttttttttttcaaaattagcATTTTCCCCATAAAAATTATGTTCAGTCGCACTCTCATTCACaagcacattcattcacacacacacacacgcaaatatcTGTATccttcttttcattttctgaaaCTTTACTGATAACAAAACTGGTACCTATGGTGCATTTGATAACTGACTAATCAGTGACTTACAAactgagggtggagagagatgggatgggatgggtaTTTACTAACACAGTACAGTGCAActcaatgcaaaaaaaaaaagagagaaagaaaacgtATTACCTATATTAACTTTTTTTCAACCACATGTCCAGATATATACCACTACTACCTCTTGGCTTTTTATAGAGACATGTCATCATTTAGAACGGTCAAAGAATTACCCTTAAGGAGCTGGATAATGATAAACactttctcctccccctctcggATATCTCGTATCCAAACTTCAGTGTGGACACAGAATGCTTTCCTACCCCCTTTCTCCAAAAAAGAAAACCATGGTGCATTTCCCTATCTTAGCAACCTAATcacttttttattgttttatttcctgtttttttttttttttaaacttaagaAAATAGTAGAAAGTTAGTAATGGCCTCAAACTAATATCAGGCAGAGATTCTTTGTCGGGTCCACGAGTCCTGCTTCACAATGGAGCTTGCAACTGGGAGACGCTTCTCCAGGTCTACTATAATGACAAGTGCGCAGGGAGAGGACGGGGGAGACAAAGTGCAGAGtttggagaaggaggggggggggggggggggggggaggaagaggagctacCAGGGTACACAGGAGGAAGGGAAGGTGGGAGTGGGTTGGTGGGGGAGTAGGTAGgtagaggagagtgagggactACACACTTGTCAGGTATTAGTCCACTGGCCGTTTTTCACCATGTTTCTTTGTAAACTCTTCTGCATTCTTAAAGAATTTTTTACGGTCCTTTGAGTATTCTTCTGCTAGGTCGGCCCGCAGAGGGTGTTCTGGCTGAGGGTCATTCACAAGAGCGATGAGTGACTGGATTActgaaaagggaaacatggGCAAATCATAATTCAGCAAATCgaaaatacagacacaaaatCTATGAGTATTccttagtgtgtgagtgtgtatgtgttttagggTGGGTCAGTGCATTTCTTCTACAATCACTGTGGCTCAGTTCAATCACACAAGAACATGCATGGGATTCTCAAATCAATATCCCACCGAGTTGTACTAGCCAACATTAGTAAATAAAGCACACATACTGACCAGCAACAAGGGACGAAAaagtttattttcatattttgaaTGATTAAAGCCAAATATCATTACCAATATTattgttcagtgttcagtcatATCAGAGACTTAATCCGCATAGAAAGGGACAACACTGCTTTAAATAGCTAAGCTCTACAGTATGCCAAATGGCAGCAAATTGTATGCTACagaagaataagagagagaggaaggccaaAGAAAGGCGAGTAGTCATTTACCTTGGTCAGTTTTGGTAGCTGGTTTCCAGTTTTCTGCACTTATAACTGGCAGACACACCTGCCCCTTCTCGTCGATATTTGGGTGGTAGATCTTTGTTTTGAATGTGATCTTAGGAGGTTTGAAGGGGTACTCGGCAGGAAAGATTATCTCAATCCTGAAGGCTCCTTTGTCGTATGGGGGGTTGTCCtacgggggaaaaaaaagacatgagtACTTTTCTTCCTCTGAATTGTTCTTGATATTTTTGAGTACTAGCCTGACACTATCAGCACATCATTCATGTCAACAATGTCATGATTTAAAGCCCAATGATTGGGAAAAGACATTTCAGTTCAGGCAGCCATCCTTGGGGGGGAAGAGACAACAGTTAATTTTAAGTACTAGTAAGACAATACTTACAGGAACAATAAGTCCTTGCCAAGTCAAAATGTTTGATTCATCAACTTGAATGTTACGGAAATTTTTCATTCCAGATTTGCGGATTTCTTCAAGTTCCTGAGAGAGGGTGGAATTGGAACAGGTTTTAGGCACTGGTGTGTCTGATATTTAGGTACACGGACACCCCTTCAATTAGTATAACACTGAAACACCATCTTTaccatttgagcaaggacagcagGATATGAACATGCAATGTGATACAGTCCAGCTGACTAGCACTTAAGTAGTGAGTCTAACTTAAGGACAGCTCTATTTACCTAATTTAGTGGGATGTAGAACTTGTGTGCTGTGGCGTTTGTCAAACAACGAATTACATGCTTACAAACAGGTTGTTGATGGCGGGCTATTGTCCATAGATGAGGAAGTAACATTGTCCATTTGATACCAAGGGTTATGAGAATAAGATACTGagaaaacgacacacacactgcacgaaGGTGGCAGTCTAGATGGCAAATTACCTACTTCAAACTAGCTGATGATGGACACGGTTTTATGAATGTACCGAAGTTATTCTAGTATACAAGCTCGTCTTTCTTCGGCCGTAAATGTGACTTGCCTGTAAGACCGGTAATTCGATTAAAATTACTATTCTGTAGTAACATATGAAACGTGAGGGGCACACCCAATGTTGCTATAGCACCCAATGTTGCTATAGCCTTCAAAGGGAAATGAATTGAGTAACTAAGCCGGTAACAGTTTCGATTTCAAATGATGCGCacaaattagctagctagcaacctACTTATCTACAGTCCTCTAAAAACCTAGGTACCTCGCTAGCATTAGTCAGATAGGCATAGCTAAAGCCAACTAGCTAGGTAAGGCAACCGTGTTACTTTTAAACAGCATTAGAGAAAACAGAGGTAGAATGTTACCATATGAAGCATAATAATCACACATAACAAAAGACTACCGTGGTGTTTCCTGGTATAATGGTTTCGTTTCTGGCACAAACTTAACCCCCGGCGTCCTATCTACGCTGAGGTTTTGCTAACGTCAagcaagttagctagctatcctagctagctaatgttagatGGCTAACAAGCTAGAAAAAGGCAATAGATTGTCAACGACGTATGTTTACAACGGACATCAGTTAAATATGGAATTATTAAGGGTGTGGCTGGTTAGCTAGTTTGATAATGAGGGTTGAGTTTTGGAGGACGCCGTGATTCATTCCTAAACAACACAATGACTCGTCAtcaagctaacaagctagcgACCTATAAAATGCCAAAACCGGGTTTCTGCACCCTGGCCTTCTGTACCGGtgcttccctcttcctctgactAGAAATGTTTAGCTTGGGAGTTAGCTATGGCGTTTCCCCTGGATGGAACCATTCTTAAATCGATGTATACAAACCCTACCAGAAAGATTGAACGCTCATTACTTTGACAATAATATCATCTGGTGAGCTTAAACATAAAACGAGGTTTTAAAAAGTGATCTAAAAAGAATGAGGTGTGAATTCTACCTTATGCAGTCTCCtgctcgccgccatcttggatcTATCGACTGTTCCCAGAGTACACAGCGAGAGCATGCAAGACTGCATAGTGTGAATGAACGCATACGCCCCATGACACTGATTCAGGAACAGTCCATTTGTGACCTATAGTGGTTGCCTTTACTGTAAAGAAATGTACTACTTATCTGGGGAGCACTACAGCACTTAATACCTTTCTCTGATgttaaaattataattttttggtTCAAATAAGTGTATAAGTACTCCTTTGTACGTCggtttggataaaagcgtctgctaaattactaaatgtaaatgtaaagtaatGTAATGTCCTATAAGGCAGCCTACATTTGGAACAACGGCAGAGAGCAGACATATATTATGGACAATACAATATTTTTCCCAGATGTGCTTGGAAAGAGATCTAAAGAAAAAGTGTGGCAGCATGAAAGGTAGGCCTATGTGATCACCAGTTATTCAGACAAGAGGGATACATTTTCATTGGTTATGTCTTTTATGTTATGACATTTCCCCCATACATCTCCCCAATATATACAAGtggaaatacaaataaaaaagatacAAAATACAGAGATGAGTTAAATGGGCAGTTGGGAAAGCAGTGTCATGAGCTGTTTGAAAGAATCATATATGGCCACAGGAGGACAGTCTTGAGCTACAACTTttaagtgtgcctgtgtccaTGAGCgatgacacagtgtgtgtgtttgtacataagTGTAGTGGAATACTTTATAGATTTGGTGGTTTATAATAGTAGCAGCAAAACTGGATAACTTTTGAAGGTAAATAAAGGCTGTTTTGCAGggttgcacaaacacaaatgaaggGAAACAGTAATATAACATATCCACAGTAAACAGTGCCACTGCAAGGACTTATTTTTGTATAGTAGTTGGATGCCCATGTATGTGTTTTAtcacagtggggaaaatattGATACATTTTACACCTCATTAACCCACATGTGAACAAAATGTTCTTAGGGTTAGGCCTTAAACCTGACaccattttagttttttgtaagatttatttttttgactttttatgcctttaattgtacaggacagtgaagttatgacaggaagcgaggcggagaaagGACCGGGAaacgacatcaggccagacttgaacctgtgtccccgtgggcaatgaagcccgtaaatggggggcttatctGCACCTGACACCATTTTAACTCTCCCTCATGCAGCTGTTTATTTTGGATTCATGAGTATTTGTTAGCCTGGACTTTTCACAGTGTGGACAAAAATGGTGCCATAAACTGACACATTTAAATCATCTAGAGTTGACAGGGGGATGGAAGGAAATGTCTTGAAAAAGGAGCACTGTTTGTTTAACTGAGACATGCTTTTGTTTACTTCTTTTGACTTGACTTTTTGATCTCTGTTGTGGTGGAATCGAAACTGTGGAAACTCCACAGAAAAGAAAGTTAACTACTACAGTTTCCAGTAAATTGCCTAGCTCAAATGACCTGAACAGACTTGTTCACATCATAGCTTTTGTGACTGGCAGGGGGCACAGAaatggtttgtttttttacattgaTGAA
This genomic interval carries:
- the LOC122130883 gene encoding ubiquitin-conjugating enzyme E2 L3, whose amino-acid sequence is MQSCMLSLCTLGTVDRSKMAASRRLHKELEEIRKSGMKNFRNIQVDESNILTWQGLIVPDNPPYDKGAFRIEIIFPAEYPFKPPKITFKTKIYHPNIDEKGQVCLPVISAENWKPATKTDQVIQSLIALVNDPQPEHPLRADLAEEYSKDRKKFFKNAEEFTKKHGEKRPVD